From the genome of Turicibacter faecis, one region includes:
- the efp gene encoding elongation factor P gives MISTNDFKTGMTIDYEGNLFQVIEFQHVKPGKGQAFVRSKLRNLRTGAVIDNTFNAGEKVKRAHIEKATMQFLYSMGDEYVFMNNETYEQLEIPVAQLEKEKNFLVEGMEVKINTFNNEILGVDVPEKVTLEVVECEPGVKGNTASNATKSATVSTGYSLQVPLFVEVGDKLIINTNDGRYVSRG, from the coding sequence ATGATTTCAACAAACGATTTTAAAACAGGAATGACGATTGATTATGAAGGAAACTTATTCCAAGTTATCGAGTTCCAACACGTTAAACCTGGTAAAGGACAAGCATTCGTACGTTCAAAATTACGTAACTTACGTACAGGGGCTGTCATCGATAATACATTTAATGCCGGTGAAAAAGTAAAACGTGCGCATATCGAAAAAGCAACTATGCAATTCTTATACTCAATGGGTGACGAGTATGTTTTCATGAATAATGAAACATATGAGCAATTAGAAATTCCAGTTGCACAATTAGAAAAAGAGAAAAACTTCTTAGTTGAAGGAATGGAAGTTAAAATCAATACATTCAATAATGAAATTTTAGGGGTAGATGTACCTGAAAAAGTAACTTTAGAAGTTGTTGAATGTGAACCAGGTGTTAAAGGAAACACAGCTTCTAATGCAACAAAAAGTGCAACAGTTTCAACAGGATACTCATTACAAGTTCCATTATTCGTTGAAGTTGGGGATAAATTAATCATCAATACAAACGATGGACGTTACGTTTCTCGTGGGTAA
- a CDS encoding rhodanese-like domain-containing protein: MNWSLIIVAILLGIALGLWIMLRRESKKAVTLLSEKEFVENMRKGQLVDLRKKEEFDAGHINGARNIPFVNLTRNPGKLRRDLPIYLYCEKGKVCKRAALVLYGKGYENIYQLQGGLTNWTGPLKKTTKK; this comes from the coding sequence ATGAATTGGAGTTTAATTATTGTTGCGATTCTTTTAGGTATTGCTTTAGGATTATGGATTATGTTACGCCGCGAATCAAAAAAAGCCGTAACCCTTCTATCAGAAAAAGAGTTTGTAGAAAATATGCGTAAAGGACAACTCGTTGATTTACGCAAAAAAGAAGAATTTGATGCTGGACATATCAATGGGGCTCGTAATATTCCATTCGTTAATTTAACACGTAACCCTGGAAAATTACGTCGCGATTTACCTATTTACTTATACTGCGAAAAAGGAAAAGTTTGTAAACGTGCCGCTCTTGTCCTTTATGGTAAAGGATATGAAAACATTTATCAACTTCAAGGCGGATTAACAAATTGGACAGGACCTTTAAAAAAGACCACAAAAAAATAA
- a CDS encoding DUF4825 domain-containing protein produces MKKRILILVMFFALFTGCSRLPREFSWADYKGTYVGNNSAVGTILNKLPANEYLTGFSLKTNQPPYEITIAYKDFQYTDVKIGKKEEKQVSQETVLKGNAVVLFSLIENVDAIHFDLEDHNVISFSRHELVGEFEDFDQFIQNDSSMQKLYKATN; encoded by the coding sequence ATGAAAAAACGAATTTTAATATTAGTGATGTTTTTCGCTTTATTTACTGGTTGCTCTCGTTTACCTAGAGAGTTTTCATGGGCTGATTATAAAGGGACTTATGTTGGAAACAATTCAGCAGTCGGTACCATCCTTAATAAATTGCCTGCTAATGAGTATTTAACGGGGTTTTCTTTAAAGACAAATCAGCCTCCATATGAAATAACAATTGCGTATAAAGATTTTCAGTACACAGATGTTAAAATCGGTAAGAAAGAGGAAAAACAAGTTTCACAAGAGACCGTTTTAAAAGGAAATGCAGTTGTGTTATTTTCGCTTATTGAAAATGTGGATGCTATACACTTTGATCTTGAGGATCATAATGTTATTTCGTTTAGTCGTCATGAATTGGTTGGAGAGTTTGAAGACTTTGATCAATTCATACAAAATGATTCATCGATGCAAAAGTTGTATAAGGCAACAAATTGA
- a CDS encoding GatB/YqeY domain-containing protein gives MALLDQLNADMKEAMKAKQKDRLSVIRMLKASLQNEAIHLGVAGLNEEQELTVLSREVKQRRDSLKEFKAADREDLAEKIEQELVYLNAYLPAQLTEEEIKQIISETAKKINAINPSDMGKLMGAIVPQTKGRADGALVSTLVKAYLNQK, from the coding sequence GTGGCATTACTCGATCAATTAAATGCTGATATGAAAGAGGCTATGAAGGCGAAACAAAAGGATCGCTTATCAGTCATTCGTATGTTAAAGGCATCTTTACAAAACGAAGCTATTCACCTAGGGGTAGCTGGATTGAATGAAGAACAAGAGTTAACTGTTCTATCACGTGAAGTGAAGCAACGTCGAGATTCTTTAAAAGAATTTAAGGCGGCTGATCGTGAAGATTTAGCAGAGAAAATCGAGCAAGAGTTAGTGTACTTAAACGCTTATTTACCAGCGCAACTTACTGAGGAAGAAATCAAACAAATTATATCTGAAACAGCTAAAAAGATTAACGCAATCAATCCATCTGACATGGGTAAGTTGATGGGTGCAATCGTTCCTCAAACAAAAGGACGTGCAGATGGTGCCCTAGTAAGTACATTAGTGAAAGCTTACTTAAACCAAAAATAA
- the rpsU gene encoding 30S ribosomal protein S21 — translation MAKTVVRKNESLDDALRRFKREVSKVGTLTEARKREYYVKPSIKRKQKSEAARKTANKRNKY, via the coding sequence GTGGCTAAAACTGTAGTTCGAAAAAACGAATCATTAGATGATGCATTACGTCGTTTTAAGAGAGAAGTATCTAAAGTAGGTACCCTTACTGAAGCTCGTAAACGTGAATATTACGTTAAACCGAGTATCAAACGTAAACAAAAATCTGAAGCAGCTCGTAAAACAGCTAATAAGCGTAACAAATACTAA